The sequence AGTGTGTGGGatgttgtggattttttttttcccccccctgTTGAAGTGCAGTGATGTAGAAATGAGGAGTGCAGAGCCCGGGGAGGGCTCCCCTTCCAACTGAGCAGGCAGATGTTGGCATGTTTTGGAAATGGCAGATATTTTGGAGGTGGTATTTTGAAAATGGAGTCATTTTCATAACCAGAAGTCTGAGATGGCTCCATCCaaatggtttttctttttccaaacaTGACAAACCCCAGGAAAATTCCCAGGGGTTCTGGTGTGTGAGAGCTTTGGGCTGTAAAGGACAATTCCTTAAGGATATAAGGAGAAACCTTTTGGGAAAGAAGAGTAAAAAAGGCTTGGGAGTGAcgtggagaaaaaaattgcagcagAAGTCTGGTTAATTGACAAGATTTAATTGTGGTAAAcatcccagccctcagccagTGGTGCAAAATTGAAATTACAAGTAGCTGAAGTGCAGTGAGGCAGACACAGAGGAGCTGAATCTATTTCCAACATGAAGGAGACTCTTGTGGGTAGAAAACTGGGTTTAATTTTTCATAGAAGTTCAACACTTGAAGGATTTCAGAGCTTTGCTTggacaggagctctgggggcacatctgggcagTAGAATTTGAGCTCCTACTAAAAGGTAGGCAGGAAATTGTTTGTCCTTTGTTACAGAAATGGCAGGAGTGTTTTCTGACAAGAAATACCTGTCAGTCACCTTTTCAGCAAGGAAATAAGCCCAGATGACCTCTCACATATTGCTGGAAATTGTTTTATTCTCAGAATTGTTGCCTCAAGAAATTACAGGCTGTTATCCTTACTGTTCCACTGTAAAAATATCTCCTCAGATGGCTAAAAATACAGCTGTGCTGAAGTCAGGCAGAGCTGCATCCCCTTCCAGGCTACCTCAATCCAAAGCTTTCCTGCTATTCCCAGTTTACCCCCCCCAGCTTTCCCTTCAGAGGCTGTTTGGTGTCACTCCAGCCAGCAGAACAATGTGCCAGTCAAGCCTGGAGTGCTCCCAGTGGAATTGCACCCCCCAAAAGGGTGGAAAACAGTGGGATTGGAGAAGCCTGCCTGGAAAGGGGCTCCAGGATGTAAAATCAGAGCCTccaagtgacagcagcagcataaaTAGAGCTGCCAAGCAGCATCACAGGTTCCTTTCACACAGTGATGAGGCTCTGACAGGCACAAAGTCACTGCTCCTCTTCATTCCTCCCCAGTTCTGCAGCTCAGGGTCCTTTTATGGGATGTGCCTCTGTGGTTTCTTGGGCTTCCTTTGCAGTTTCAGCTGCATCAATGCTCATTTCCAGCTGGGGCTTTGTGCAGGTGGCACCTGGGACACCTCGGGGTGGCCTTTGAAGAGTGAGGAGCAGTGGCTGGGAGGAATGTGGGacatcctgctcccagagcagcacagcctgggggggTCACAGCATTTCTGGAGATAAAAATCATTTCCCAAGAAAAGTTGTTCTTCTTCTGAGGGCCTTTTAAAGCTGTGGCAGGTtgtgaaaagcagctgcaagATGGGGGGTCACACTCTAGGAATCTCTTTAGTGGTCACTGATTTATAGATTTacaaacagaatattttattttaaagataaatgaATCATTTACCTTTCATGCTGCTCATTTGCTCAAAACCATGACTTTCCTTCAAGTAAAGATACTTAACTCAAGCAACTTCAGATACACACAGAATGGAATTTTACACATGTTGGACAGAAATAAGAGAATCAAGCCACGGCCAGAAAGATTCCAGAACTGCAAAGACGTTTTTGATTTGATCCTAACGTGTGAAGAAAGAGTCTATGATCAAGTAGTAGAAGGTAAGGAGCTTCAACTGATCAATCAAATtaatttggggggtttttttccctcttccttgaAGTCCTCCAGAAATCTGGAAAGCTCCAGCCTGCTGGAACACCAGcgaggagaggagctgcagttaCTGATGGAGATTTATCCAGCACAGAAGGGATGGCTGAGCTGAGCACTTGTCCCCAAaaggtgctggcagctcctcagagtgtgtgtgcacagccagGAAATCCATGGAAATCCATGTTTGGTTTGGGAATGGAGCTCAGAAACTGAGCAAGCTGGGGGATGAGCTGATGGCAAAACAAGTGtgagctgccttccctgcaggatTCCCAGGCAGTTTATCCCCATGAAACCCCTCCTGGGCAGGTGGAGTGGAGCACAGACAGCAACTAATTAATGCTGACAAGAGGGTTTAATTATTTCATGGGGAGTAACCTCCCAAAAGTCACCAACTCTGCTCTCTGTTCATCCACACAGGTTTTACATATTCAGATGGTTGCAGGACACCTAACACATCATCATTACCTGGCCCCACTTTGTGTTTTAATTAGCTGAGCTGCCTAATTGTCCTCTAAATTGGCTTGGTGGGCTCTGAGGTGGCTCGGGGGGTtcttggaggaggaggaagtaAGAGCTCTTCCTCATGGTGAGCTCTTGGCCTGTGTCagcttggcagggctgctggagctgctgctcccagggcaaaCCTCCCCTCGTGCTTCCGGGGATCTTAGAGCCAATTTAGTGatggctcctgctccttcccaatatcccatgTGCTCTAAAATCcatcttcctgctctttcccaaaATTCCATGTGCTCTAAAATCCAtgttcctgctctttcccaatatcccacGTGCTCTAAAATCcatcttcctgctctttcccaaaatcccacgTGCTCTAAAATCcatcttcctgctctttcccaaaatcccacgTGCTCTAAAATCcatcttcctgctcttttccaaaATCCCATGTGCTCTAAAATCcatcttcctgctctttcccaaaatcccatgTGCTCTAAAATCcatcttcctgctctttcccaaaatcccacgTGCTCTAAAATCcatcttcctgctctttcccaaaatcccacgTGCTCTAAAATCcatcttcctgctctttcccaaaatcccacgTGCTCTAAAAATcatcttcctgctctttcccaaaatcccacgTGCTCTAAAATCCATGTTCCTGCTCTTTCCCGAAATCCCACGTGCTCTAAAATCCAtgttcctgctctttcccaaaatcccacgTGCTCTAAAATCCAtgttcctgctctttcccaaaATTCCATGTGCTCTAAAATCCAtgttcctgctctttcccaaaATTCCACGTGCTCTAAAATCCAtgttcctgctcttttccaaaATTCCATGTGCTCTAAAATcatcttcctgctctttcccaatATTCCATGTGCTCTAAAATCATCTTCCTGCTCTTTTATAACACTTCATGTGTTTAAAATCCATGTTGCTGTTGTTTTACAATATTTCATGTACTGTAAAATCCATGTTCCTGCTTTTTTATAACACTTCTTGTGCTCTAAAATCCATCTTCCTGCTCTTTTATAACATTTCATGTGCTGTAAAATCATCTTCCTGCTCTTCTATAACACTTCATGTGTTTTAAAATCCATCTCCCTGCTCTTTTCCAATATTTCATGTGCTGTACAATCCCTGTTCtggtgcttttttaaaatgagcagTTAAAACATTCCAGGTGAGGAAGCCCAAACTCCTCCTTCACTTTGGAGAGTCTGAATCTTTAAAGATCATCAAAGAGGAGCAAGAAATTCTCTTGAGCAGGGAAAATAAACTGCCAGGAGCATTTCATAAACCTGAGTTTGTGTGTTTTCAAAATCCACCTCttgttttttgaaagaaaatatattaaagatataaaaatataaaaatggaatatcaactataatataatatacaatataaatataatatagactgtaatatataaaatacaatagatataatataatataatataatataataataatataatataatataatataattaatataatctatataatatatataatataatataatatctatatataatataatataatataatattacaCAATGTGATATAAATACACAATataatataagaaaataatataatacaatataatgtaatataatatatatacacaatataaataagacaaaataatataataaaatataatgtaatatatatgctatattaaaatatattataaaatattttaaatacataccaaaatacatatttagaaattaaaattttattttattttataatagaaaatcatgtaaaataaataataatatatagaaaatatttgaatacaAATATCTCTacaatatatttgtatttatgaaaaatgtaatagctaatataaaatataaaaataatatagaatatatagaAGTTATTATTaaggaaatatgaaataaattctaaaaaatactttggaaaatATGAATATGACAACacctctgtatttttaaaaaccttattGCTAATTGCTGttttagttattattttttgtgtgaaatAGAGCCCATTCCACCCcaggtttttgtgttttgtgcagATCTGAactccagggagcaggagacGTGTCAGCCCGTGCACGTCATCAACGTGGACATCCAGGACAACCACGAGGAGGCCACGCTGGGGGCATTCCTGATCTGTGAGCTCTGCCAGTGTGTGAgtacagctcagctcagcacagccccggCCTCCACAACCTGCAGCTTGCACTGATCCACTAAAATCCGTGTCAGAATGGAAATTTCCACATTCTCTGCCTTGGGTTTGGATCTGGGGGGTTCCCAGATggggcaggaatgatgaattgACTCCAATGCTGGAGCTGCCACCAATGGCCTTGCCTTGGGCTCCAAAAACTGCACTTTGCAGTTATTCTGGTAAAATCCAcatcaaaatgcaaatttccaCATTCTCTGCCTTGGGTTTGGATCTGGGGGGTTCCCAGACGGAGGCAGGAATGATGACTCCAatcctggggctgcctctgcttGTGTTCCAGAAAACTCCTGCACTTTGCAGTTGTCCCATTAACATCCAcatcaaaatgcaaatttccaCATTCTCTGCCTTGGGTTTGGATCTGGGGGGTTCCCAGATggggcaggaatgatgaattgACTCCAATCCTGGGGCTGCCACCCCTGGCCTTGCCTTGGGCTCCCAAAGCTGAATTTTGCAGAATGTCTGATCACCTGGGAGTGgtcaataaaaatatatctgtgcCTTTGGGAATGATCAATAGAAGCAGGATCTCTGTGCCTTTGGGAATCTCAATGAAATCAGAATATCTGTTCTATAAAAATAGAATGTCTGACCATTTGGGAATCTTAATAGAATCAGGATATCTGTGCCTTTGGGAATCTCAATAAAATCAGAATATCTGTGCCTTTGGGAATCTCAGTAAGACCAGAATATCTTTGGGAATGATCAATAAAACAAGGATCTCTGTGCCCTTGGGAATCTCAATAAAACCAGGATATCTGTTCTATAAAAACAGAATGTCTGATCATTTGGGAATCTCAATAAAATCAGGATATCTGTGCCCTTGGGAATCTCAGTAAATCCAGGATCTCTTTGGGAATGATCAATAAGACCAGGATATCTGTGCCTTTGGGAATCTCAGTAAAATCAGGATCTCTTTGGGAATGATCAATAAAATCAGAATATCTGTGTCTTTGGGAATCTCAGTAAGACCAGGATCTCTTTGGGAATGATCAATAAAATCAGAATATCTGTGTCTTTGGGAATCTCAATAAAATAGAATATCTGTGTCCTTGGGGATCTCAGTAAAATCAGATCCGTGCCCTTTGGGAATCTCAGTAAAATCAGGATATCTGTGCCTTTGGGAACGATCAATAAAACCAGGATATCTGTGCCTTTGGGAATCTCAGTAAGACCAGGATCTCTTAGGGAATGATCAATAAAACCAGGATCTCTGTGCCCTTGGGAATCCCAATAAAATCAGGATCTCTGTGCCTTTGGGAATCTCAGTAAAATCAGACTATCTGTGCCTTTGGGAATGATCAATAGAAACAGGATCTCTGTGCCTTTGGGAATGATCAATAAAACCAGGATATCTTTGGGAATtgccagctgcccagggaggttcccagcagcccaggctggcattgctgcagttccctgccccagcccgggCTCTCTCAGCAGTTTCTCCCTTGCAGATCCAGCACACGGAGGACATGGAGAACGAGATCGAcgagctgctgcaggagtttGAGGAGAAGAGTGGAAGGACTTTTCTGCACACTGTCTGCTTTTACTGAAGCACCTCTGGCTCCTGGGCCTTAGCACGTTCCAATTCTGATCATACTGTATTTTGGAATATCAGTCTGGA comes from Serinus canaria isolate serCan28SL12 chromosome 21, serCan2020, whole genome shotgun sequence and encodes:
- the SSU72 gene encoding RNA polymerase II subunit A C-terminal domain phosphatase SSU72, which encodes MPSAPLRVAVVCSSNQNRSMEAHNILSKRGFSVRSFGTGTHVKLPGPAPDKPNVYDFKTTYDQMYNDLLRKDKELYTQNGILHMLDRNKRIKPRPERFQNCKDVFDLILTCEERVYDQVVEDLNSREQETCQPVHVINVDIQDNHEEATLGAFLICELCQCIQHTEDMENEIDELLQEFEEKSGRTFLHTVCFY